GTTTTAGGAGATTCACCATATGGCATCTCATCACGCTTTTCATCGTTCGCAACCTGATTACATTAAAATGAATCAAacaggaaaatgtttttaagtttacaagatattaaattaaatgaacgAGAAATATAACCAACCGCAGGCAGGTCAGATATTGCATCctctaaaaataatttccttTCTAATTGAGGTTTAACACCCTCCTCGTAAGCCACTGTATTACCCTACATGTCATgagcaaaattattttaataaagataaaaaatcagaaaCATAAATGATATGGTATTAGTTGTTAACTAAAATCTATTGTGATTAATATGAGCACTCGTACCTCAAACTCTAGAGGAACAACACCCCTAACAAGAACATCATGGGTGGGAAGAGGATACTGTGGCAACTTCTGCAAAACATGAAAGATTTGATTAGAAAAATCACAAGTACTTTCGAAgtagcatgaaaaaaatattatatatcgtACCTCAGTAGCGCAAGCACCCCATAGAAAAACTCGCATACGAAACTGTGGAAGACCATATGCCCCGGCAGCCAGCATACCCAACCGAGCTTGGTATTTCATACTTACAAGGCAACCCACGGCATATCGTCCTAGAAATCCATCAGCAAACTTCAGAAGGTCAACCACATTCTCCATCAGCACAAACTTTGGCTTGAGAAAGTCTACTATGTCCATAAAAACAACAAGCTGCTTGTTTTTTGGATCCTCCAAAGGATTTTTAACATTCCTAAAGCGATTGAAGCCACTAATTCCTTGACATGGAGGTCCACCACAAATCACTTCAACATCTCCctaaatgatatattttgacAATGAATCAATCGGCAATGCATATAAAACAACTTAAAATGTGAGTTAAAAAGCTAAGTAAGCTTACTGGTAATGGCAGAATGTTTGACTTGTAGCCGTGCATGACAAACTTCTTTATAGCTTCCCGGCAATTGCTATTCAAAAACAATTGTTGTTAGACACCGTTTAAAGAGGAGAAAAATTAAATAGCAACATACAAATAGAATAAGCATAGTGAGTAGTCTAATTGCATACCTCAAACCACTAATTGGTTCCCAAGTGTCATAATCAGGCCCATAATTTTTCCAACTAACCTACATTGAGCAAATTCAAAGGAAAGCAGGGAAcaaagtaagaaaataaaagggtcaAAGCAAAAGCAATTTGAGTTCTAATACATGAAAGCACAGAGTAGATTGGTACTCCAGCAATGTCAACACTATTGCAAACAGGCTTGGAACTTCATGAATGTCATAGGCGAAAATTGCAAACACGTGATTAAGCAATCTTCAATATCTTCTTGGTCTACTCTCATTATAAATATCAGAAGATACCCTCTCACTTAAATATGCAAAACCTTCGACTGAGTTTCTGTTTATCTGTTAAAGTTATGCCGATACAGTAAAAGTTAACCTAGTGTCTGTTTATTTGTTAAAGAAATTCCAAAACAGGAGGATTCTTCACTTCAAGTTGACCACGTGAAGGATAACGTATATACTATACGGTATAATTTTACCAGACCTTGAAGTAGAGGTCACGCTGGCCACCAATCTCCTTGGGATCTCCATGGCACACCTCAAGAATTTTCTCCACCTCGAACACTTCAGAATCATCATCATTGTCACTGACATCATTGTTgtcatcatcctcatcatcatcatcatcatcctcatcatccATGTCAAAACTATATGTTTGTTGTTTTTCCGGGTCATCATTTTTCACAAGGGAAAACCTTATGCAGAGTTTTTCCCACTCTTTCAGTAACATTAGGAAGTCTTCAGCGGTCTCATTTCTCACCTAATCCACAAAGTTTGTCGAGTTATTAAAGTTCAACATCTTGGATAGGGTGAAGCAGCAATAGAGagtcaaaattaaatataaaaaggataACCTGTGTCTCCGGATGATTCAACCTCAAGCTTTCACATGCATGCTTATTCAAGTCAACAGCCCATTTCtgcaattagaaaaaaaaagtgagacgTCGATTTCAAAATAAAGTTCAAGACAAGAAATGAAACCAAAACATgtgattaaatataaacaatgaTGATTGTGGCAACAAATCACACATACATGAAAAGCAGAAAGGAGAAACTTACCGTTACAAGATTTAAACCAGACAAGTTAGCACCAAGACAAAGACCAGTAGACATTGCTCCACAACCAGAATACAAATCTAATAAAGCCACCTCTGATTTCCTACGGCCACTGGTTTCACAAACTTCATCACAATCAAACTTTACCCCAGCAGCATCAATATCACTGGATATTGTTGATGAACTCTCAGGTGcagttgtattgttttctacaagtttaaaaaaaacaagcaacatAAGATAACAGCTTACAGAAGACatggatttaaattaatttacccTTGAATAGGAAAAACGTCACCTGATGGTAGCTTGACAAAGGTGGAGTATGGAAGCAAATAAAGCATGTCACAATAGAAGTCGCAATTTAAGGTCTTTGCCCGTCTAGTCTCTGAATCCACCTGAAATGGCAACTCCAAACATCAACAATTTTGtgacaacaaaatcaaatgaaaggaATAAAATAGGGGAGTGTTCATACACCGAGTGCCAATCTGACAATTTTCAGCTTCCGAGTAAGGCAGTCCAAGGGATTGTCATTTCGAATCTCAGAAAAGAAAACACACTTCGGATCCGAAATGTACTTATCTTTAATAATCTGTTTCAAAAcattatagtgaaaaaaatgagCTACACGTCAccccaaaaataatatattatcaaccaattaatatatatagtttattagtagttattttttaaagtgttttttattttaaaatatattaaaataatattttttatttttaaaaaattatttttaatattcatacatcaaaatatttaaaatcatcaaaaataaataaacaaaattaatttttttcaaaacaaaatatcagaGGCACCCTCAACTTACCGTGTCAGTAGACCTATAGTACCATTGAGCAGTAAAATGTGGGGTCCTGTCTTCAGACTCGAACATCTCGATTATCCTACATATATAGTCTGCTTCTCCATCAGAAGCCTaacaaccaaaaagaaaatcgGTAAGATATAGTTTAACCAACGAAGGACTCAAACAAACTCTGAACTGTATCCAAAACTCAAAAAACCAAGTGAAGAGCAAACTCACTTGAACATGAGCATCATCATAGAGATTGTAGATGATCCCATCAACCTCTGCCCGCTTGTAATGACATCTAGCTTTTATTATCTCTTCAGAATCATCCAAGCTAGAAGAAATTGAATATAAAGAGGAAACATAAACTAAAACATATATCAATGCATTGAAGGAGAAGTGAAGTGGAGAAGGAAAGAATGGCTGCGCAGAACAATCAAGCACGTAAATTACCTGTTTGAAGGTTTTGAAATTGGTGTTTTGTTCTTTAtctgaaagaaaaaagggagacGTAAAATCAAGGGTTGACTTAATTTCAACCAAAACTTTTAAGCCACTAAAATTATGTTCTCAGTCCTCagcaaaacataatttaatttgttccCAAGCACGACCTTAATTTAATGAATACTTAGCATTACTACATTCAATTTTGACAACGGCATAGAACCCTCTCCTAGACAAAATccaattgattaatatttgattgttttcaCAAATTAACTACTCAAAAAAGCACAAGATGTTTCTAATTTCTACAAACATTCAAATCCAGCGAAGATTTATGGCATCTCAAGATAAATATAGAGCTTAATTAACTTCGTCACGGTTATTAAACATGACCGGGCAATTGCACACAGGAAATCCACAACCCAAAATCTGGTTCGGGTCATTCAATGTTAAAACCTAGTTGATTTCAGGAGTCGTTAGATATAATCCGAACTTGGCTCGGTCAAAcataagataaaaattataaaattaatacttTTGATAGAATTAATTTATGAGGGCAATAACCGACGCCATAACCTAGACTCGTTTTCAAGTCATAAGAAATATAAGCATGATAAACatagaatatttatatttattgcgattatcaacaaaaatataatcaagCAGCTATCTCTATACATGAAACATATTTACATATCTGCACCAAACACTGTTCTCGAATTGATTTTCTTTCGTATTTctgcacaaaataaataaataaaaaggataatcAGAAAGATAATGACCAGAACAAGCAAAAACCGTTACCTTATTAGCATATCGATGAGGCCATTTCTTTCTCGCTTCTGCATCAGGAACTTGATTTCCGACAAACCTCGCCGGCGTTCCATCATCCTCCTTAGCCTTCTCAGGAGtcgatatcttttttttttgccagatccgcgcttctccttctctttctccttcttttcaGATCTAGAATCCCCGTTATCAGTCCCCATTTTAGCACCTACTTCATCAATCGAGTTCGTATCATCCTCCTCTG
This genomic interval from Populus alba chromosome 1, ASM523922v2, whole genome shotgun sequence contains the following:
- the LOC118049809 gene encoding DNA (cytosine-5)-methyltransferase CMT3 — translated: MPRKRQRSTASKPETSSSSPPKTRKMMSTTTAPKQSRLNEKKAEEEQKTASTRNRLKEKKAEKEQSKADKRSCLKEKKAEEEQSTTATRGRLMEKEAEEEKSTAPNRSRLSEKKVKKEETEEVFLDAEEDDTNSIDEKEGEREGEARIWQKKKISTPEKAKEDDGTPARFVGNQVPDAEARKKWPHRYANKIKNKTPISKPSNSLDDSEEIIKARCHYKRAEVDGIIYNLYDDAHVQASDGEADYICRIIEMFESEDRTPHFTAQWYYRSTDTIIKDKYISDPKCVFFSEIRNDNPLDCLTRKLKIVRLALGVDSETRRAKTLNCDFYCDMLYLLPYSTFVKLPSENNTTAPESSSTISSDIDAAGVKFDCDEVCETSGRRKSEVALLDLYSGCGAMSTGLCLGANLSGLNLVTKWAVDLNKHACESLRLNHPETQVRNETAEDFLMLLKEWEKLCIRFSLVKNDDPEKQQTYSFDMDDEDDDDDDEDDDNNDVSDNDDDSEVFEVEKILEVCHGDPKEIGGQRDLYFKVSWKNYGPDYDTWEPISGLSNCREAIKKFVMHGYKSNILPLPGDVEVICGGPPCQGISGFNRFRNVKNPLEDPKNKQLVVFMDIVDFLKPKFVLMENVVDLLKFADGFLGRYAVGCLVSMKYQARLGMLAAGAYGLPQFRMRVFLWGACATEKLPQYPLPTHDVLVRGVVPLEFEGNTVAYEEGVKPQLERKLFLEDAISDLPAVANDEKRDEMPYGESPKTEFQRMIRLKKMGLELNDLLFDHRPLELNDDDYQRVCQIPKRKGANFRDLPGVRVRPDKKVEWDPEVPRQYLSSGKPLVPDYAMTFVNGSSSKPFARLWWDETVPTVVTRAEPHNQAIMHPEQDRVLTIRENARLQGFPDYYQLCGPIKERYIQVGNAVAVPVARALGYALGRAFQGFAGDDPVFSLPKKFPRITEDPSSSSEAQC